The Lutibacter sp. Hel_I_33_5 genome has a window encoding:
- a CDS encoding Lrp/AsnC family transcriptional regulator — translation MKQTMKKFILDEIDHQILDILIENARTPFTDIAKKLLVSAGTIHVRVKKMEDEGIIQGSTLTLNYEKMGYSFIAHVGIFLEKTSMTQTVIENLRAIPNVTVAYVVAGMYNIFCKVRAKGTQDAKEIIYKIDDIPGVNRTETMIALEESINDKKRMMHAIFKEF, via the coding sequence ATAAAACAAACAATGAAGAAATTTATCCTAGATGAAATTGATCATCAAATCTTAGACATTTTAATAGAAAATGCAAGAACACCATTTACAGATATTGCTAAAAAATTATTAGTATCTGCTGGGACTATCCATGTACGAGTTAAAAAGATGGAAGATGAAGGTATTATTCAAGGATCTACATTAACCCTGAATTATGAAAAAATGGGCTATTCTTTTATTGCTCATGTTGGAATTTTTCTTGAAAAGACTTCTATGACACAAACTGTTATTGAAAACTTAAGAGCAATACCAAATGTAACAGTAGCCTATGTAGTTGCTGGGATGTATAATATATTTTGTAAAGTTAGAGCAAAAGGAACACAAGATGCTAAAGAGATTATCTATAAAATAGATGATATTCCTGGAGTGAACAGAACAGAAACCATGATTGCTTTAGAAGAAAGTATCAATGACAAGAAACGTATGATGCACGCTATATTTAAAGAATTTTAA
- a CDS encoding M14 family zinc carboxypeptidase, whose amino-acid sequence MNIIEHATLETLYSTIKEEKLFGRWIRIEDIEPLIKNHATHFSVVQIGFSEENRPIYKFSIGSGKKKILIWSQMHGNEATGTKAVFDLLNMLKNTEEAISSTILKECTLEIIPMLNPDGSERFTRVNANEVDLNRDAVALEAKESTLLRKTLDDFNPTYCFNLHDQRTIFGVENTDNPATISFLAPSEEESRALTSGRKLTMNVIVAMNALLQQVIPNHVGRYTDEFYPTATGDTFQKLGYNTILIEAGHYKNDYDREEVRKYNYYALLQGIYHIATASNFEEYEPYFEIPNNDKSFLDVIHRNPNLKDDIGYQYEYKIINSTLVSSLVKHQKGDLPGHKGHSEIVFES is encoded by the coding sequence ATGAATATCATTGAACATGCTACATTAGAAACGCTATATTCAACCATAAAAGAAGAGAAACTTTTTGGTCGATGGATTCGAATTGAAGATATTGAACCTTTAATAAAAAACCATGCTACTCATTTTTCGGTAGTACAAATTGGTTTTTCAGAAGAAAATAGACCTATTTATAAGTTTAGCATCGGTTCTGGGAAGAAAAAGATCCTTATTTGGAGTCAAATGCATGGAAATGAAGCAACAGGAACAAAAGCAGTTTTTGACTTGTTAAACATGCTTAAAAACACAGAAGAGGCTATTTCTAGTACTATTTTAAAAGAATGTACGCTTGAAATTATCCCAATGTTAAATCCTGATGGTTCCGAACGATTTACACGTGTGAATGCTAATGAGGTTGATTTAAACAGGGACGCTGTGGCTTTGGAAGCAAAAGAAAGTACCCTATTAAGAAAAACATTAGATGATTTTAATCCAACATATTGTTTTAATCTGCACGATCAACGTACTATTTTTGGTGTAGAAAATACCGATAACCCGGCAACCATCTCTTTCTTAGCACCATCTGAAGAAGAATCTAGAGCGTTAACTAGTGGCAGAAAACTTACTATGAATGTTATTGTTGCTATGAATGCTTTATTGCAACAGGTAATTCCGAATCATGTTGGGAGATATACAGACGAGTTTTATCCAACAGCAACGGGAGATACCTTTCAAAAACTTGGCTATAATACTATTTTAATTGAAGCGGGGCATTATAAAAACGATTATGACCGAGAAGAAGTGCGTAAATATAATTACTATGCACTTTTACAGGGAATCTATCATATTGCTACAGCTTCAAATTTTGAAGAATATGAGCCTTATTTTGAGATACCAAATAATGATAAATCGTTCTTAGATGTAATCCATAGAAATCCAAATTTAAAAGACGATATTGGCTATCAATATGAATATAAAATCATCAATTCTACCTTAGTTTCATCTTTAGTAAAACATCAAAAAGGAGATCTTCCTGGACATAAAGGACATTCCGAAATCGTTTTCGAAAGTTAA
- a CDS encoding helix-turn-helix domain-containing protein — MVNSEDFINRLKKIMEVHQLTASNFADKINVQRSSISHILSGRNKPSLDFVLKVTSVFEDVDMYWLLNGKGTYPKEAASLPSTPSLFENAQQVSRKSSSSHKGIERIVVFYSDGTFEEYNK; from the coding sequence ATGGTAAACTCTGAAGATTTTATAAATAGGCTAAAAAAAATCATGGAAGTACATCAATTAACAGCATCAAATTTTGCTGATAAAATCAATGTGCAACGCTCTAGTATTTCGCATATTTTATCTGGAAGAAATAAACCAAGTTTAGATTTTGTTTTAAAAGTGACTTCAGTTTTTGAAGATGTAGATATGTATTGGTTATTAAATGGAAAAGGAACGTACCCAAAAGAAGCTGCAAGCCTCCCTTCTACCCCATCTTTATTTGAAAATGCACAGCAAGTATCAAGAAAAAGTTCATCTAGCCATAAAGGGATAGAACGAATTGTTGTTTTTTATAGTGATGGTACGTTTGAAGAGTATAATAAGTAA
- a CDS encoding NADH:flavin oxidoreductase/NADH oxidase family protein, whose product MKSAKKLQQSFTLPCGVTIPNRIVKSAMSENNADKGGKPSERILKLYKTWGEGGTGILISGNVMMDSKALNEPRNVVVEDVTYMTELKEWAAVSQKHGSHLWMQINHPGRQSPKFNKDVVSASDVQLPIKSMFPKPRPMTEDEIWKCIDGFGDCALTAKKAGFKGVQIHGAHGYLVSQFLSTLTNLRTDTWGGSLENRARFALEIYRNMRKKVGPGFPIGIKINSADFQRGAFTEEESLEVIEMLSAEGIDMIEVSGGTYEKAAMMGAGKKIKESTKKREAYFAEFIVKARAKTKVPLLLTGGFRTLDIMEKAIENNELDFVGLARPFAVFPHLSKEFFEGSRTEAHIPPVKTGLKFIDKMGFLDISYFSQQMKRMGKGEVPNPKLSVWSVFFNFIKETVF is encoded by the coding sequence ATGAAATCAGCAAAAAAACTACAACAATCCTTCACATTACCTTGCGGTGTTACCATTCCTAATAGAATCGTAAAATCTGCAATGAGTGAAAATAATGCTGATAAAGGCGGAAAACCTTCTGAACGCATCCTTAAATTGTATAAAACTTGGGGAGAAGGAGGGACAGGAATTTTGATTTCTGGAAATGTAATGATGGATAGTAAAGCATTGAATGAGCCTAGAAATGTGGTAGTGGAAGATGTAACCTACATGACAGAACTTAAAGAATGGGCAGCTGTTTCACAAAAACATGGAAGTCATCTTTGGATGCAAATTAATCATCCAGGAAGACAATCGCCTAAATTTAATAAAGATGTAGTAAGTGCTTCCGATGTTCAATTGCCTATAAAATCCATGTTTCCAAAGCCTAGACCAATGACAGAGGATGAAATATGGAAATGTATAGATGGTTTTGGAGATTGCGCATTAACTGCTAAAAAAGCAGGTTTTAAAGGGGTGCAGATTCATGGAGCTCATGGATATTTGGTAAGTCAGTTTCTTTCTACATTAACAAATTTACGTACCGATACATGGGGAGGTTCTTTAGAGAACAGAGCACGTTTTGCTTTGGAGATTTATAGAAACATGAGAAAAAAAGTTGGCCCTGGTTTTCCTATAGGAATTAAAATAAATTCTGCCGATTTTCAAAGAGGAGCCTTTACTGAAGAAGAATCGTTAGAAGTTATAGAAATGCTGTCTGCTGAAGGAATTGATATGATTGAAGTTTCTGGTGGAACGTATGAAAAAGCAGCGATGATGGGAGCTGGAAAAAAGATAAAAGAAAGTACAAAAAAAAGAGAGGCTTATTTTGCAGAGTTCATTGTAAAAGCAAGAGCAAAAACAAAAGTTCCCTTATTATTAACTGGAGGATTTAGAACCTTAGATATAATGGAAAAAGCAATTGAGAATAATGAACTAGATTTTGTTGGCTTAGCGCGACCTTTTGCTGTATTTCCGCACCTTTCTAAAGAGTTTTTTGAAGGTAGTAGGACAGAAGCACATATTCCGCCAGTAAAAACCGGTTTAAAATTTATTGATAAAATGGGTTTCTTAGATATCTCTTATTTTTCTCAACAAATGAAAAGGATGGGTAAAGGTGAGGTTCCAAATCCAAAATTGAGTGTTTGGTCTGTATTCTTTAATTTTATTAAAGAAACTGTGTTTTAG
- a CDS encoding peptidase MA family metallohydrolase, whose translation MKLGKIIIIILSVFIVSCSNNSEKKEEWSKITRESKKINNITYYFSSEIDILRRNYAIKECQNSIIENLKLIKETEFTNEMDIEFVESRKEMLKYTGMGAQGMAFPKRNTLFTLLKDEGSPIKHEVMHMITMYKWGIPSESSTWMNEGLATYAGGSCPGFSLSESYKYFIQSKKVISMKNLAINFYGNPEMIAYTQSAFVCKFLIDNYGLGKFKLLWKNGFNELQSIYGFNNQELEMSLLEFITKKYSTEIEFNWNKFNEGC comes from the coding sequence ATGAAATTAGGAAAAATAATAATCATTATTTTAAGTGTATTTATTGTGAGTTGTTCAAATAACTCAGAAAAAAAAGAAGAATGGTCAAAAATTACAAGAGAGAGTAAAAAAATTAATAATATAACGTACTATTTCTCTTCCGAGATTGATATCCTTAGAAGGAATTATGCAATAAAGGAATGTCAAAATTCTATTATTGAAAACCTCAAACTAATTAAAGAGACTGAATTTACAAATGAAATGGATATTGAGTTTGTGGAATCTAGAAAAGAAATGTTAAAATATACTGGAATGGGAGCACAAGGAATGGCTTTTCCCAAAAGAAATACATTGTTCACTTTATTAAAAGATGAAGGTTCTCCTATAAAACACGAAGTGATGCATATGATAACAATGTATAAATGGGGGATTCCTTCAGAATCATCTACTTGGATGAATGAAGGACTTGCTACTTATGCTGGTGGAAGTTGTCCTGGGTTTTCTTTATCAGAATCTTATAAATATTTCATTCAAAGTAAGAAAGTTATATCAATGAAAAATTTAGCTATTAATTTTTATGGGAATCCTGAAATGATAGCTTATACTCAAAGTGCATTTGTATGTAAATTCTTGATTGATAATTATGGTTTGGGAAAATTTAAATTATTATGGAAAAATGGATTTAATGAATTACAATCTATTTATGGATTTAATAATCAGGAATTAGAAATGAGTTTATTAGAATTTATTACTAAAAAATATTCGACGGAAATTGAATTTAATTGGAATAAATTTAATGAGGGATGTTAA
- a CDS encoding GNAT family N-acetyltransferase yields the protein MKIRETHRNDFSISTDKDKLDILSIHKFLAEETDWANGIPMNTLKTSIENSLNFGLYYKNQQIGFARIISDYSTIAYLGDVYILKEYRGKGLSKWLINEIMEHPNLQGLRRWILLTDTAEWLYKKFGFTELPKPEFYMEKHNPNVYNGIDKINANNDV from the coding sequence TTGAAAATTAGAGAAACACATAGAAATGATTTTAGCATTTCAACTGACAAGGATAAATTAGATATTTTGAGCATTCATAAATTTCTTGCAGAAGAAACTGATTGGGCAAATGGAATTCCAATGAATACTTTAAAAACATCAATTGAAAACTCTTTGAATTTTGGGCTTTATTACAAAAACCAACAAATTGGCTTTGCTAGAATAATTTCAGACTATTCAACTATTGCATACTTAGGAGATGTTTATATTCTAAAAGAGTATAGAGGAAAGGGATTAAGTAAATGGCTGATAAATGAAATAATGGAACACCCTAATCTCCAAGGTTTAAGACGTTGGATTTTATTAACTGATACAGCTGAATGGCTTTATAAAAAGTTTGGGTTTACGGAATTACCTAAACCTGAATTTTATATGGAGAAACATAACCCAAATGTATATAACGGAATAGATAAAATTAATGCCAATAATGATGTATAA
- the argH gene encoding argininosuccinate lyase — protein MKLWDKGFSIDKKIESFTVGNDREIDIHIAKYDVQASLAHAKMLASINILSSDEYQQLKAGLEELAVSIENGTFVIEDSFEDVHSKIEFELTKKLGDIGKKIHTARSRNDQVLVALQLYYKENLSEINAKTKTLFDTLLNLAETNKDHLLPGYTHLQVAMPSSFGLWFSAYAELLIDDVYVLNAVSKIVDQNPLGSAAGYGSSFPIDRELTTKELNFATLKYNVVAAQLSRGKSERSIASALGGLCNTLSRFAMDICLYMSQNFGFITFPNELTTGSSIMPHKKNPDVFELIRGKCNKIQALHTEMVLITNNLPSGYHRDYQLLKENIINAFEDVKDILDIFNYAIQQIILKDIDLTDDKYKFLFTVDNMNTLVENGMTYRDAYKDIGAKVENGTYEPDMTKKHSHVGSIHNLSLDEIRAKYPEFY, from the coding sequence ATGAAACTTTGGGATAAAGGATTTTCAATCGATAAAAAAATAGAGTCATTTACTGTTGGTAACGATAGAGAAATTGACATTCATATTGCAAAATATGATGTTCAAGCTTCTTTAGCGCATGCTAAAATGTTGGCGTCTATCAATATTTTATCTTCTGATGAGTATCAGCAATTAAAAGCGGGATTAGAAGAATTAGCTGTTTCTATAGAAAACGGAACGTTTGTTATTGAAGATTCTTTTGAAGATGTGCATTCTAAAATTGAGTTCGAATTGACCAAAAAACTAGGGGATATTGGTAAGAAGATTCATACAGCTCGTTCTAGAAACGATCAAGTTTTGGTAGCATTACAGCTGTATTACAAGGAAAACTTATCAGAAATAAATGCAAAGACCAAAACACTTTTTGATACGTTGTTAAACCTAGCAGAAACAAATAAAGATCATCTATTACCAGGCTATACGCATTTACAAGTGGCAATGCCCTCATCATTCGGATTATGGTTCTCAGCATATGCAGAATTATTAATAGACGATGTATATGTCTTAAACGCTGTTTCTAAAATTGTAGATCAAAATCCGTTAGGTTCTGCTGCTGGTTATGGAAGTTCTTTTCCTATTGATAGAGAATTAACGACCAAAGAATTAAACTTTGCAACCTTAAAATACAATGTAGTTGCTGCTCAACTTAGTAGAGGAAAAAGCGAACGTTCTATTGCAAGTGCTTTGGGCGGATTATGTAATACGCTTAGTAGATTTGCAATGGATATTTGTTTGTATATGAGTCAGAATTTTGGATTTATTACGTTTCCAAATGAATTAACAACTGGAAGTAGTATTATGCCGCATAAAAAAAATCCAGATGTTTTTGAGCTTATTAGAGGAAAGTGTAATAAAATTCAGGCTCTGCATACAGAAATGGTTCTGATTACAAACAACTTACCAAGTGGTTATCATAGAGATTATCAACTATTAAAAGAAAATATTATAAATGCTTTTGAAGATGTAAAAGATATTTTAGACATTTTTAATTATGCGATTCAACAAATTATTTTAAAGGATATTGATTTAACCGATGACAAGTACAAATTCTTATTTACGGTTGATAATATGAACACCTTGGTAGAAAACGGAATGACGTATAGAGACGCTTACAAAGATATTGGTGCTAAAGTAGAAAACGGAACCTATGAACCAGATATGACTAAGAAACATAGTCATGTTGGGAGTATTCATAATTTGAGTTTAGATGAAATTAGAGCTAAATATCCAGAGTTTTATTAA
- a CDS encoding M20 family metallo-hydrolase yields MAIEKLTENAISLLKNLIETQSFSSEEENTALLIEAWFTENEIPFKRTKNNIWATNKYFDDSKPSMLLNSHHDTVKPNSAYTNDPFKAIVKDGKLFGLGSNDAGGCLVSLMATFTHFYAEENLKYNLVIVASAEEESSGPDGLNSMLPIIPNIDVAIVGEPTLMNLAVAEKGLVVFDAVIEGTPSHAAHPNNNNSIYNTIDVLQWFKDFKFDKFSKALGDVKMTVTQINAGKQHNVVPAHVELVVDVRVNDAYSNQEIAAILQEQSPCTKITPRSLRLNSSSISVEHDLVKAGIEMGRETYGSPTLSDQSVLSCQSLKLGPGDSTRSHSANEFIYLAEIEEGVKIYVELLNRVIV; encoded by the coding sequence ATGGCAATCGAAAAATTAACAGAAAACGCAATTTCTTTACTGAAAAATTTGATTGAAACGCAATCCTTTTCATCTGAAGAAGAAAACACCGCTTTATTAATAGAAGCTTGGTTTACAGAAAATGAAATTCCGTTTAAAAGGACTAAAAATAATATTTGGGCAACCAATAAATATTTTGATGACAGTAAGCCTTCAATGTTGTTAAACTCTCATCACGATACTGTAAAACCAAATTCAGCGTATACAAATGATCCTTTTAAAGCGATTGTAAAAGATGGAAAATTATTTGGTTTGGGAAGTAATGATGCTGGAGGTTGTTTGGTTTCTTTAATGGCTACGTTTACACATTTTTATGCTGAGGAAAATTTGAAATACAATTTGGTAATTGTAGCATCAGCTGAAGAGGAGAGTAGTGGTCCTGATGGATTAAATTCTATGTTACCAATAATTCCAAATATTGATGTTGCCATTGTTGGAGAACCAACATTAATGAATTTAGCGGTTGCAGAAAAAGGTTTAGTAGTTTTTGATGCTGTAATTGAAGGAACACCAAGTCATGCAGCACATCCAAATAACAACAATTCAATTTATAATACCATAGATGTTTTACAGTGGTTTAAAGACTTTAAATTTGATAAATTTTCTAAAGCTTTAGGTGATGTAAAAATGACTGTAACTCAAATAAATGCTGGTAAGCAACACAATGTGGTGCCTGCTCATGTAGAATTAGTTGTTGATGTTCGTGTAAATGATGCCTATTCTAATCAAGAAATTGCAGCTATTTTACAAGAACAATCACCTTGTACAAAAATAACTCCAAGAAGTTTACGACTAAATTCCTCATCTATTTCTGTAGAGCATGATTTAGTCAAAGCAGGAATTGAAATGGGAAGAGAAACCTATGGATCGCCAACATTATCAGATCAATCAGTTTTAAGTTGTCAATCATTAAAACTTGGCCCTGGTGATAGTACACGTTCACATTCTGCAAATGAGTTTATATATTTAGCAGAAATTGAAGAAGGAGTGAAGATATATGTTGAATTGTTGAATCGAGTAATTGTTTAA
- the argB gene encoding acetylglutamate kinase: MKKLSIIKIGGNIIEDESSLNSFLHLFSKLKGNKILVHGGGKRATHIASKLGIESKMIEGRRITDAETLEVITMVYGGLVNKNVVAKLQALQIDAIGLTGADINSIQSDKRPVKEIDYGFVGDVKKVAHNSIDKLIKADFTPVFCAITHDGKGQLLNTNADTIASTIGVGMSEIYDTSIYYCFELNGVLQDFNDKESVIKNINSKTYQELLKDGIISDGMIPKLDNCFDALHNGVQKVHIGNTAMLTNDNDNFTTITL; encoded by the coding sequence ATGAAAAAACTATCAATCATAAAAATTGGAGGAAATATAATAGAAGATGAATCATCTTTAAATTCTTTTCTACATTTATTTTCTAAGCTAAAAGGCAATAAAATTTTAGTTCATGGTGGAGGAAAACGAGCAACTCACATAGCTTCTAAATTGGGAATTGAATCAAAAATGATTGAGGGCAGACGTATTACCGATGCTGAAACATTAGAAGTAATTACAATGGTGTATGGAGGTTTGGTGAATAAAAATGTAGTAGCTAAATTACAAGCGTTACAAATTGACGCTATAGGTTTAACAGGAGCAGATATTAATAGCATTCAATCTGATAAAAGACCCGTTAAAGAAATTGATTATGGTTTTGTTGGCGATGTAAAAAAGGTTGCTCATAATTCAATAGATAAATTAATTAAAGCCGATTTTACACCTGTGTTTTGTGCAATTACGCATGATGGAAAAGGTCAATTACTAAATACCAATGCAGATACAATTGCAAGTACAATTGGTGTTGGAATGAGCGAAATTTATGATACATCTATTTATTACTGTTTTGAGTTGAATGGCGTTTTACAAGATTTTAATGATAAAGAATCTGTAATTAAAAACATCAATTCAAAAACTTATCAAGAATTATTAAAAGACGGAATTATCTCTGATGGAATGATTCCGAAATTAGACAATTGTTTTGATGCTTTACATAATGGCGTGCAAAAAGTACATATTGGAAATACAGCTATGTTAACCAATGACAACGATAATTTTACAACAATCACTTTATAA
- a CDS encoding acetylornithine carbamoyltransferase: MKNYTSINDIDNINSWIDEAKEIKANPLVNKELGKDKTLGLLFFNSSLRTRLSTQKAALNLGMDPIVMNVSGDAWGIEFGDGTVMNGNTAEHIKEAAAVVSQYCDVIAVRAFPSLTDKEKDESEHVLNSFIEFASVPIVSMESATGHPLQGLTDAITIAESTTKKRPKVVLSWAPHIKALPHAVGNSFVQAMQKMDVDFVIANPEGYDLNPAITKDTPIYHNQKEAFKDADFVYTKNWSSYEEYGKVLNTDPSWMITKEKIDEAKFMHCLPVRRNLVVEDAVLDSDASLVIEQANNRTYAAQLVLKKIIEKL; the protein is encoded by the coding sequence ATGAAGAATTATACATCCATAAACGACATAGATAATATCAATTCTTGGATTGATGAAGCCAAAGAAATTAAAGCAAATCCTTTAGTAAATAAAGAGTTGGGGAAAGACAAAACATTAGGTTTATTATTCTTTAATTCGAGTTTACGTACACGTTTAAGTACTCAAAAAGCTGCTTTAAATTTAGGTATGGATCCTATTGTAATGAACGTTTCTGGTGATGCTTGGGGAATCGAATTTGGAGATGGAACTGTTATGAATGGTAACACTGCAGAGCATATAAAAGAGGCTGCTGCTGTAGTTTCTCAATATTGTGATGTTATTGCTGTAAGAGCTTTTCCTAGTTTAACAGACAAGGAAAAAGACGAATCAGAACACGTTTTAAATTCTTTTATAGAATTTGCTTCTGTACCAATTGTTAGTATGGAAAGTGCTACAGGTCATCCTTTACAAGGTTTAACTGATGCAATTACCATAGCAGAAAGCACAACCAAAAAGAGACCAAAAGTTGTCTTAAGTTGGGCACCTCACATTAAAGCATTACCACATGCAGTTGGTAATAGTTTTGTGCAAGCGATGCAAAAAATGGATGTTGATTTTGTAATTGCAAATCCTGAAGGATATGATTTAAATCCAGCAATAACAAAAGATACGCCAATTTATCACAATCAAAAAGAGGCTTTTAAAGATGCAGATTTTGTGTACACAAAAAACTGGAGTTCTTATGAAGAGTATGGAAAAGTGCTAAATACAGATCCAAGTTGGATGATTACCAAAGAAAAAATTGACGAAGCTAAGTTTATGCATTGTTTACCAGTTAGAAGAAATTTAGTTGTAGAAGACGCTGTTTTAGACAGTGATGCTTCGTTAGTTATAGAGCAGGCGAATAATAGAACGTACGCTGCTCAATTAGTATTGAAAAAAATTATAGAGAAATTATAA
- the proB gene encoding glutamate 5-kinase, whose amino-acid sequence MLKKKRILLKIGSNTLTKETDNISRGKIEDIANQIAKLKDTCEFIIVSSGAIAVAKQFVKLESKQSAIFVKQALASIGQPHLIRIYQEIFREYGLLSSQCLLSYSDFEKEESKTNIVNTINVLVNNSYIPIINENDTVATDEIKFGDNDKLAALTASLLNVDLLIIATNTNGIYTKDSINSSSPKTIENVTNIDSLKHEIVNSKSSHGSGGMESKIESALLAKKANIETWIVNGLEDNFITKAFDNKVQFTKIK is encoded by the coding sequence ATGCTAAAAAAGAAACGAATTTTACTAAAAATAGGCTCTAATACGCTTACAAAAGAAACTGATAATATTTCTAGAGGAAAAATAGAAGATATAGCAAATCAGATTGCTAAACTTAAAGATACATGTGAGTTTATAATTGTAAGTTCGGGTGCTATTGCAGTTGCAAAACAATTTGTAAAACTAGAAAGTAAACAGTCAGCAATATTTGTAAAACAAGCGTTAGCATCAATCGGTCAACCACATTTAATCAGAATATATCAAGAAATATTTAGAGAATATGGCTTATTAAGTTCTCAATGTCTTTTGTCTTATTCAGATTTTGAAAAGGAAGAAAGTAAGACCAATATTGTTAATACCATCAATGTTTTGGTAAACAATAGTTATATTCCAATTATCAATGAGAATGATACGGTTGCTACTGATGAAATTAAATTTGGTGACAATGATAAACTAGCAGCATTAACAGCTTCTTTATTAAATGTAGATTTATTGATAATAGCAACAAATACCAATGGTATTTACACAAAAGATTCTATAAATTCTAGCTCTCCTAAAACTATAGAAAATGTCACCAACATTGATAGTTTAAAACATGAAATAGTAAACTCAAAATCATCTCATGGAAGTGGTGGAATGGAATCTAAAATAGAATCTGCTTTATTAGCAAAAAAAGCAAACATAGAAACATGGATTGTAAATGGTTTAGAAGATAATTTTATCACGAAAGCTTTTGATAATAAAGTTCAGTTTACAAAAATAAAATAG
- a CDS encoding glutamate-5-semialdehyde dehydrogenase, producing the protein MNTLLSIETKNNVLLTMAALLDQERASIININKKDLEAYKGGDISMFDRLKVNDAKVDEMIAAAIHLASQEDPVGVERFSFKHDNGMQVYNKTASFGSVLIIYESRPDVTVEAAGIAFKSGNKILLKGGKESLQSNLKIVELWHQALIQHNATTDWVEYLKFNRTETQSFLEKPTQKVDLIVPRGGERLIAFVKQHATCPVIISGRGNNFVYVDEEADLDIAIDVILNGKSKISACNAVDKVLIDENLPNKKNFIASLISKLQESKINVIGDSTIAQENKLEVIQSDDVWFEEFLDYKIVIGEIASNEASIAKINKYSGGHSAAIITRNIEKAKLFMENVDTAAVYHNASTRFTDGGQLGLGGELAISTDKLHQRGPIGLQHLVTNKWYVHGNGQTR; encoded by the coding sequence ATGAATACGCTTTTATCCATAGAAACTAAAAATAACGTATTACTTACCATGGCTGCGTTGTTAGATCAAGAACGAGCATCCATCATTAACATCAATAAAAAAGATTTAGAAGCTTATAAAGGTGGAGACATTTCTATGTTTGATCGTTTAAAAGTAAATGATGCTAAAGTTGATGAAATGATTGCTGCTGCAATACATTTGGCTTCACAAGAAGATCCAGTTGGTGTAGAACGTTTTAGTTTTAAGCATGATAATGGAATGCAAGTGTATAATAAAACGGCTTCTTTTGGATCGGTTTTAATTATTTATGAATCTAGACCAGATGTTACTGTTGAAGCAGCAGGAATTGCCTTTAAATCAGGAAATAAGATCTTATTAAAAGGTGGTAAAGAATCGTTACAATCTAATTTGAAAATTGTGGAATTGTGGCATCAAGCATTAATACAACACAATGCAACAACGGATTGGGTAGAATACTTAAAATTCAATAGAACAGAAACGCAATCATTTTTAGAAAAACCGACACAAAAAGTAGATTTAATTGTACCAAGAGGTGGAGAACGTTTAATTGCTTTTGTAAAACAACACGCTACTTGTCCAGTAATAATTAGTGGTAGAGGAAATAACTTTGTGTATGTTGATGAAGAAGCTGATCTAGACATTGCAATTGATGTTATTTTAAACGGGAAATCAAAAATATCTGCTTGTAATGCAGTTGATAAAGTGCTAATTGATGAAAATTTACCGAATAAAAAGAATTTTATTGCTTCATTAATTTCGAAATTACAAGAATCAAAAATTAATGTTATTGGAGATTCAACGATTGCTCAGGAAAATAAACTTGAGGTAATTCAATCAGACGATGTTTGGTTTGAAGAATTTTTAGATTATAAAATAGTCATTGGAGAAATTGCATCTAATGAAGCTAGTATTGCTAAAATCAATAAATATTCTGGTGGACATTCTGCAGCTATCATCACCAGAAACATAGAAAAAGCAAAACTTTTTATGGAAAATGTAGATACGGCAGCAGTGTATCATAATGCATCTACACGTTTTACAGATGGTGGGCAATTGGGTTTAGGAGGAGAATTAGCAATAAGTACAGATAAATTACATCAACGTGGACCTATTGGGTTACAGCATTTAGTAACCAATAAATGGTATGTACATGGAAATGGACAAACAAGATAG